Below is a genomic region from Bordetella pertussis 18323.
TGCCGTTGCCGCGCTGGCGGCCTTGCAGGCCATCGGGGCGCCAGCGCAACTGGCCGTGGCGATACTCGGCGATGGCCGCCACGCGCTCGCCGCCGGCCTGGGCCAGGTGGTTCTCGAGGCGGTCCATCCAGCGGTTCTGCTCCAGCGTGTTGACCGCGGCGGCGTTGGCGTAGGTGGCGCCGGCCAGCGAATACAGGTTGTCCTGCAGCACCTTGCGGCTTTGCACGCGCTGGATGCGTCCGATGGCGGCCGCCGGCGCCGCGGCGTCGCGCTGCGACTCGGGCAGGGCATCGAGTTCGCGCATCGCGGCGTCGAGCCGCTCGGCCACGGCCAGCACCGACGCGCGACGCCCGTCGTCCGCGCCCCGCTGCGCCGCGGCATGGACGCGCTCGGCGCGCCGCATGGTCAGGTAGACGGCCTGGGGCCGGTAGTCCAGCCGGGCGTTGAGCAGCAGGCCCGGACTGCGCGTCAGCGTGGCGAAGACGCCGGACACCGCGCCGGCCTTGATGACCGGGACGCTTTTCCCGTCGCCGCCGACGTAGCCGGGGCGGATGTCGTCCACATGCAGCCGGCCGGCCAGGCTGGCCCTGCCGGATACGTCGAGCAGCGAGCCGATGTCGGTGACCAGCAGGCCCTGCGCGGTCTGTGAGTAATCTCCCTTGACGTGCAGGCCGGCCTCCTTGTTGACCACCGTGCCCTGGTTGGTCACCGTGCCGACGGTGCCGATGCCGGTCAGCGTGCCGCCAGGCTCGACGGTGACGGCGGACGTGACGCTGCCAAAGACGTCGAGGGTGCCGCGCTTGATGGTGGTGCGGCCGGCATAGGTATTGGAGCCGGCCAGGACCAGCGCGCCGGGGCCGTCGACGACCAGCCCGCCGGCGCCGGAGATGTCGTTGCCGAACGTGGAGGTATCCGTAACCCGGGCGACGAAGTCGCCGAAGGCGAACTGCGCCGGGCCCTGCACGGCGCGGCCCACGTCGAGCACGCCCCAGCCGTACTGCGGGTCGACGCCGTACGGGCCCTTGTCCTGCGCCGTGGTCAGCAAGGTGGTGCGCAGGTTGTCGTTGTCCATCCAGCGAAAGCGATCCTGCACCAGTACGGCGGCGCCGGTGACCAGCGGCGCGGATAGCGACGTGCCCTGTTCGACGTGGATGCTGTCGGGGTTGTCCTTGTCGAGGCCGGGCAGGTAGGCGGTGCTGGGCGCGGCCAGGCACCATTGCTGCGCTTGCCCGCAGCGGTTGGCCCATGTTTCGAGCCTGCCGTTTTCGTCCACCGCGGTGACCACGATCAGGCCGCGTTGCAGGTGCGGCTCGACGCGAGGGGTGCGTCCGACCGAGCCGACCTCACTGTAGGCGCGACCCGATGGCCTGCCGTTGCCGGCGGCGAAAATGAGGAGCGCGCC
It encodes:
- the sphB1 gene encoding serine protease autotransporter SphB1, which encodes MPPPAVPPQLPEVPAADLPRVRAPLSTYRRPQRTDFVTPTGGPFFAKQDKALNTIDLKMAHDLKLRGYRVKVAVVDEGVRSDHPLLNVEKKYGGDYMADGTRTYPDPKRQGRHGTSVALVLAGQDTDTYRGGVAPNADLYSANIGTRAGHVSDEAAFHAWNDLLGHGIKIFNNSFATEGPEGEQRVKEDRNEYHSAANKQNTYIGRLDRLVRDGALLIFAAGNGRPSGRAYSEVGSVGRTPRVEPHLQRGLIVVTAVDENGRLETWANRCGQAQQWCLAAPSTAYLPGLDKDNPDSIHVEQGTSLSAPLVTGAAVLVQDRFRWMDNDNLRTTLLTTAQDKGPYGVDPQYGWGVLDVGRAVQGPAQFAFGDFVARVTDTSTFGNDISGAGGLVVDGPGALVLAGSNTYAGRTTIKRGTLDVFGSVTSAVTVEPGGTLTGIGTVGTVTNQGTVVNKEAGLHVKGDYSQTAQGLLVTDIGSLLDVSGRASLAGRLHVDDIRPGYVGGDGKSVPVIKAGAVSGVFATLTRSPGLLLNARLDYRPQAVYLTMRRAERVHAAAQRGADDGRRASVLAVAERLDAAMRELDALPESQRDAAAPAAAIGRIQRVQSRKVLQDNLYSLAGATYANAAAVNTLEQNRWMDRLENHLAQAGGERVAAIAEYRHGQLRWRPDGLQGRQRGNGIMLGLAREVSAGLSLAAALTHSRTHWDESSGAPARDNAAMTTPGVLLGARRAWEDGWFVQGALGYSRYRNQATRHISLGDAGHTVGATARGHVWQADAGLGRQWTLAPGHTLAPRAGLQLTHLRQQGFSESGAQGLGLRAHALTRTVPTLWAQLQSRHAFMLGATPMTAQLQLGVWHDLRARRYAASGGFAGLAQDQGASGYWPVPRTRVQGALGLRAEFAPGLALGLGYTGQLATHWVDHQLSASLTYRY